aggatttattattttgaaagaaattggactcggagctcaggacgaacgaactaAGGAAAATTCttagcaaaatcgtggaagtgaggtaacggctattgctagtacccgcaatccccttataaatgtattatgaaaattatgacgttatgattggatttatgaattaaatgttttgtcatgttttatggattgtgggaatgaaatatgacttgtttgaattgtttgttataatatgatttgattgagttttctcataaaatgatgtttatgcaatgccatgaaagaattgttattttattgatcccaggatcaaaacgatgttttatgatctaaaagagttatgttgtttcaactgaaatacaagccaaggcttggtaaaaatacataaaacatgataaatgaaagtgaaagacctggtttgtctggcggtatataaactaccatcttcctatctaccggtcatgcatgcaccacggacatctgtccacccatggatcacgagcccaggctcccatggtttatgagcccaggctcagggcccaggcccatgttacgatgatgagcccaggctcagggcccaggcccagtggagaattccttcacggttcgtacttgccgacatctagcatgttaaattgcaaagtttatgaatgaattaaatatgatgttttgttaaatgttttaacccttctattctccctgtgttattaaataaaatgaattgaaatgaatttacgttgctagaatagttcgttactgagtcttcggctcaccgttattttgttttctgttttaggtaccgctgggatcgatgggaacgagtagtggcgaggatttcactttaataattcccacctagtttatgccttaagttttaatagtttaattaaagactttttttgtaatttatgtacctttattttggtaatataaaagattattatattgatttttgggatttaatatcttatgattgaaggttgccttgtaattcccaagagggagttacggcaggtaatgccctgaccaattaggttaattccgctgctaattatgctttaataagtgttttagaggtcggggcgttacacatATACAAAGTTAATATGGATTTCGAGTAAATAATTGATTTGGTCATCTCAAAATATTCAagtctaaaataaatatttactcCACAAGTCGGGTAACTACCAAGTTATGTAGGCTAATAATCAGGTTAAGGTCATTGGCGAGTTAGGTGTCGAATCAGGTTCATATCAGTGGCGGTGCCAGGACTCTATGCATAAGGGTTCAGAATTTTCAAACGCATACTCCGATATTCATTTTACAATTAACAATTTGGAGGTACACTTGTTCTATTACAATAACACTAAAAAAAACTATAATTGAACTCCACAAGCTTTCATGTTCTTGTATTAGAGGTTCATTTTGAGGTGTTAGAGGTTGAACTCCACTGCATAGGTTCATTTAGATGTTGTCTCAAAACCACTGAGGTACTTGGTTTACTTGTGAAACATTACAGAGATTAATAGTATATAATGGTTTTTACTGTCCAGTaagggttcagttgaacccactgaaCCCTTACTGGCACCGCCCCTGGTTCATATTATTGCCCAGTTGGGTCAGTTCGATTATCAGTCGTTTTCTGGTCGGGTTTGGGTTCAGGTCAtacaacatcgggttaaaatcggttatcaGTTTTGTTAGGTCGGGTTACAGGTTACATGTTTGATCAAAAATTCGGATCATGGTCTATTTCGGGTCGGTCGGTTCAGGTTGAGTTTTCAgggtcaatttttgacagctCGATCTAAAGGCATACCACATCGAAAAATGTACAGGTTTGGGCAGGAAATTTGAGTCCCTTTTTAGCATGATGCGTTTCAGCccgattttaaaatatttaggcGGGTCAAACTAAAATTTTAGTGCGGGAGTATAATTTTGTCCGATTTAAAATGATCCAAATAGTTGATTTTGGACCCAAAAAATTAACTTGTTTGGCTCGATGCTGCTCGTCTTGCCATGTGGGATGAAATTTTTATACAGTCATAGCGAATTTAGCACGCTCCGCCATTTGATCAAGTTTAGGACTACTCATATTCATTATAGACGCGTGTCATTGCTGGTTAATTTTGTTTGAGTTTTGACTAAGGTATTGTTTATGAATTGGGTGAACAACATGCCTTAAAAGTGAAAGTAAtgttcaattaattatattttttcgTGGGTAAGAAGAATTTTCCTATTAGGATGGATTCTCGATAAGACAACTTGGTTTGGATTAGCGAGCTAAAGACTTTAGAACATGTGACTAGTGGAGAAGGGTAAGGTTGATCTCCACCCATAAAATGCCTCTAGTGGGGATTAATTACCAACTTAAGGTATGATCTCGTAATCATATTTTTGTTACTTATTTTGTACTggataaaaaaaattcagaccAGGCTAGAAAATTCAGAACAAATAAAAAAAGCACTAATAGAAAATATTCAAACCTGACTAGAAAAATTCAGAACAAACCCGATAAAAAGAATCAGACAAAACCAGACTAGAAAACAGAAAAGTCAAAATAGACTAGGTGAAGGGTATATAACAATTATAGCCTTAGCGTGACACTCCATATAAATCAGAACTAATTGATAAATGTAGTAATTTTCAACTTATCATCTTACAATTATGTTTGCTGTAAGGAATTGAGGGCATAGATACAATATGTTACATGTTTGAATCCTCCTACAGTCCTACCCgattataatttttttggttATGAAAAAGCTCTAAACACTTTTAAATATAGAACATACAAGATGCATCAGTTACACGTAGACGCAAGACGAGGCCGGCCTGTCGACCCGCCCTGCCCCGCCCGATTTTTTTGCGGGCTTGGACAGAAGTTTCCGGCGCCCGACCCGAATTTATTTTGGGCGGGTTTGGAAAACACAAAACTAtcttttttagttataaatttgatcCGGTCCGAAAATAGCGGATTTGGACTCATTTTTTTGCACGAATCTTGGCCCGACTTGACCCGATCTAACGGACTTTTTTATGCATGGGCCCGACCCGTCCCGACCTGCagtttgatcaggtctagttaCACGGTACATCCTCTCGCATACTCAATCTCCGCACTCTCCCTCCAAAGGTGCCAAGGGTCCAAGTGTCGAACCAATCAGGTAGCCGTAGACTTAACCACACGGCCAACACAGCACACATGCATTATCCATAGCCTCACTTACCCGTAGCTTTGCGCTTCGTCAAGCGAGCGCCAAAATCTCAACTGGTTGTAGCGCCATTTTTCTCCTTCTCTGGTTAGTGTTACTACTCCCTTTTCTTTGCTTTCTTAATTGTTCAATTTTGCCTCTGAATTTCGGAATTTTGCTCTTGTTCGCAGTTTCTGATTATTGTATTTTGAGCTTGTTTTTGAATTAGGGCTTTGGGTGAAATTATTTTACATCATTTGTTGAATTGCCAAGTTAATTGCTGGGTAGGTTAGCTCAATTGTTCAGGGGTTTGAGTTTCgaacttgtttgagaattactGAATTAGGGCTTCAGTTTTTTCATTCTGAAAATTCGTGATAAGCTGAGATGGGAATAGTAAGTTAATTGGGTGAGATTGTTTGTTGATTATAATACgttaatgaattaattatttatttaatttgatgGTTTTGTACCTAATTTTATGTTCGTTTATATTGTTAGTGTGTAAGTGTGGAACTATTGTTGGGAAGACTGAAGAGGGATTGTAAACATGTTTGTTCGAGTCGCGGGATGGTTCTTACAGTTTAGTTTTATGACGATTTTATATGGAGTTCTTCCTATTGTGCcattgtgtgtgtgtgcaacCCTTTAGACCCTTCTTTCTTTTGCACATATTTGGGTTATTTAAGATGCTAAACAATGCTATATGTGCTTTCTTTTTCATATTGTAATATGAAGTAGACGACAACGAAGGCAAAATCTAATTTTCATTGGAAGGTTTCGTGAGGAGCATCTATGCCCATGGAAGCCAATGGTAACAGCTTGAATATCACCACTTCACTTTTAgggttgtttttttattttgtgttCGTGTTtccattttttcttttgagaattttctTGAAACATGAGAGTAGGGAGATAACAATAGATTTTGGTGGAACTAAATTTAGGGCAAAAACTTTCCAATCCGGGGGCTCGGCTTACAATTCTTTTGACCAAGAGAgagaagcttcaagatgaactTCGGAATATTGAAAAACAGGTAACTGAATTGAAGACTTCTTTATAAAAAACTCTTTGCTAATGTAAATATGTAATTTTGTGCATTGAGTTTATTTGAGTTCCTTCTGTTGTTGGCTTGTTTATAGGTGTTCGAGTTGGAGACCACCTATTTGCAGGATTCAAATCATTTCGGGCATGTTTTGAAAGGGTTTGAAGGGTTCTTAGGTTCAACGAAGTCTGCAACAAAGTATGATATTTTACACTTTTTAATGTGTTActcttttctttcttatttttctttctataTGCTTATTACTTTCTTTTACGACTGTTAATGTTGTTTGTGAACATCTTGCTATGTATATAATGTGAGCAAATGATCATATTTTACTTTTCAGAATACTCGGTCATGCTTGACCTTTTTGCTCAATGTTTCTGAATCTTGATCATAAATTGCTGTCTTAAACTTTTAATCATGGAAAAATCTGACAGACCCAACAAGACAGAGGTTCTTTTTGTATAATGACTTCAatatgaattgaaatgatgatgAAAAGTGAAGAACAAGTTAGGATTTTTAGTGGAAGGGAGATGGAAGAGGACCGATGGATAGGTGTTTGAGGGAAAATGTGAAGAACTGAGATTTTGGTGCAGAAAATTAATGGTAGAAATATGCAATAATCTAGTTGATAGATGAATGGACACAAAATGGGATACGAAAGTAGTGACTTGAGGCCACCAATCTCCAAGTTTAGTGACTTGAGGTCACCACTCTCCAAAGCCTAAGCTTTACCAAATTCTCCACATACCTCCCATAACCTAATGTGCCACTATTTATAACCCTTCTACTAGACCTACCTAATTTGTCTTCTACCTAATATTACTTATTACCTATTATGCCCTCCCCTTGCACTTAATTCATTACAATACCGACCCCCTAAACTTccaccttgtcctcaaggtggaTAGAAGTTTGCATTGGCTTCCCGGCGCTGGCAACCATGATCCATCTCCACCTTCTTGCGGCCCAAACTAAGAACGAGTTGCTGCATGAATTGCAACTTCCCATTGGTGAGAGTTGATTCATACTCAAGGTGCTTAATCATAGAATGCCGGTGCAACAACTTCTCATCCTCAAAACTCAGCCACCGGCGTTGTAGCATATTGATAAGTGTCACTAAGAGTGTC
This genomic stretch from Spinacia oleracea cultivar Varoflay chromosome 3, BTI_SOV_V1, whole genome shotgun sequence harbors:
- the LOC110787386 gene encoding uncharacterized protein isoform X5; protein product: MPMEANGQKLSNPGARLTILLTKREKLQDELRNIEKQVFELETTYLQDSNHFGHVLKGFEGFLGSTKSATNLKRPRKFQPEDRIFSLSSITSPAVEEQTGGRDDVGPGRSKGGGLPTNGQGKPKKGRLVS